The following is a genomic window from Engraulis encrasicolus isolate BLACKSEA-1 chromosome 13, IST_EnEncr_1.0, whole genome shotgun sequence.
CAACCATGTTCTGCACTCTGCATACAGTGGAGACACTTGAAAACCTACTTTGTAAAAGATAATACAacgctttaataataataattgaaattgaaatgatgATTTCACTTAATGTGTGCTGGTTGTAGAACCACCAGATAAAACGTAAATTTAAAACCACATAAGCTATTAAAGAAAGTGAAGTttgaataatgataatgataaataAAACAAGGTCATGTTTCTTACCTGcaggaatgtgacatcatcagctttcaTCTCCTCTTCGATGGCTTTGATTGTGTCAGAAAGAGATGAGATatctctgctcatcttctcaatcttctccATCATctcactcttctgctcctcttcctccctcagtacagctatcctggctgcctcttcatcacgtagaaactggtgaagcttctcaaactcctccttGATCTGCTTCTCGGCCTTTTGGAGCTGGAACTGTAATATCACGTCTTTTTCAAAATTCTCACTGATTGAAACAAGTGTGGTAGTTTCCCCTCTTTGTAATGATGTTTATGTCTTTGGAaatcactttggttaaaaagcatctgcttaATATAATAAAGCGTATTTGACATAAGCCATGTTACCTTTATGTATTGTGCGGTTTCCTCATAGGTGAGTTTCACATATTTAAATCTCTCCAGTTTGTCCTGTAAGGGCTTCAGAGCGGTCTTCAGTATCTCCTGGAATGAGACAATAACCCAACATGATACAGGGCGTGAAACACACAACACTTTACCCAGGGCCACTGTGTGCAACTGTAGTTTTGGTGCTCTGAGCagaaccattacattacactcagggcCTCTGTGAGGAGTTGGACTGTGAGTCAAGCTGAATTTTAGagaataatatatagaatagggGGGCAATATAGTaatatatttaaataaaaaacTGAAACATTAAAAAGGGACactttgcaggaaatggtcaaaaaaggtactgcaactacaagtatgctgctaattgaaactaggctccctattgccaaatttgatctttacatgaaagtttactaagtaataaacaaatattgtctagtatggtccaattacagtcatttttgcagctaaaaatggctattttaggaaattcaaaatggcggaccatggagaagatcccaccttgcatgtatgaaaagtgcaatttttccagtcataatgaatacttagaatttgatggtggtggaaagtattcatgaaaaaggtaacattagtgagtgggcagcatgaattctggaaataaacaactaaaaatctcacacagtgtccctttaatattatcAGTGGTCAAAATGACAGAAACCAACAAACTGATGTTGCAGGGAGCCATGTCTGCTGTAAGGATATGGCATCTGCTGGTTGAATATGAACGTGACAACTATCAGCAGAGTCGAAACTCCTGATGAGATTTTCTGTATTGTGCAACACTGAATAACTTGCTCTGAGAGGGGCTTTTAAAGGTTTAAAGCTTGCTTATTTTCTGATGCAATATCTTACCTTGTGCTCATTTGCTGCCTCATCAATGGGATTGCAGTTGTGTTTGTTATGGAGTTTTGAGTCCCGACACACTAAGCAAACAACCTGTTCATCATTTTCACAGAAGAGCCTGAATTCTGATTGGTGCCGAGTGCAGATTACATTCTTCTGATCTTCTCTCTCCTTCGAAAAACGCTCACACAGGTTCTTCAGATGAAGGTTAAGTGGAGGATGTTTTTCTGAAGATTTTGCCCTGCAGACCGGGCATTCTCGTGCTTCTTTAGTTTCCCAGAATCTCTTCAGGCAGCCTTTACAGATGCTGTGAGTACAAGTCAGAAGAACGGGATGCTTGAAGATTTCAAAGCACACAGGACAGGATAAATCTACCGCCGAGACAGACATGGACGCCATTTATTTTCCAGCAGGTGATCTCTTCAGTTGTGCCTTTTGAAGgcctacaatgctacaatgtttTTCTCTGCTGCAGAGATTCCCGAAACTGAACTTTGATGAGGAGGGGACTTTTCTATCATTGTAAGTCAATGACTGTCAGGCACCAAACTAACTGCTTGAGAGACACCTAATTGGTTGTGCTCTGCTGATTATGCTCACCTGCCTTTGAGGCCACATTGAGACTTCTTTTCTCTTCATGTGGCAGTTTTTAAACACAGTGCATTGCTGCCATCTACAGGGCCGGGGTGTGATAACATGGACTTATGACTAATGTAGAATAGCAGCTAATTtagttgcctggctcttgcctgacctgtagttccgcgcagcttcgtGGGCTCCTCTACTGGgcctgggagcatgtagcaggattccgtttctccagtcaaaaatatAATCGCAGCAttaattgcttcaatatcaacaaattccttcaaaaaatttttctgttaatctctaaagcgtcaatatagtctataatatctCCTGTGGCTCCTCTATGCGCGTTGCCAttaatattgaagcaataaatgctcgtCATATTTTTCGAGTCCAGAAATCGAATCCTGCTACTTGCTCCCAGACCGACGTGTGTGTttagcgccaccagggggctccaaagctcaaacacacagaggtctggtaggaaccaggctacaaATTCAGGGCATAgtgtgaagaaagagagaggcagaaaaaaaggagtgaaaaaaaatcttataataaataatataagtaataaattaattaaaataattaaacaaaACTGAAAGTGGAAGAATACAGCACCTATGTGTTTGACTCAGTAATTATCTCAGAGAAATGAAGAGGCCTACACTGCATCGTGATATTCTGTGACCTGGGCAGtcagttagcctggtcctgaccatcccataatactaccacggccagactacagtagtggagccaatcctttggtggaagtacgtaggatggctcgcgaggctatcaGTCAGTATGGTCGTTAAAGACAATAAAAGTTTAGATACTTCAACTGCTTCAGTCcagtttcatttttttcccccaataaaACATAATCTACATCTACGTCAACAAAACAGACGTCTGGGAGATCACGTGACGCGTTGATGGAACTGCACGCGTGTTGAGGGAGCTCCTGACATTCAGCCCTTTTTTCAGTATTTATTCGCTAATATCAGAAAACATATTTTATTACTACGTGGTTATTattcactccccccaccaacctggtgggtcggaagtcgaaccagcaacctttggacaGCAAGTCTAATGCCCTCACCGCTTAACTATGATGACTGCcctaatgtagcctactgtgtttgacttAACTACTGCCCTTTacccacccctctcccttccGTGATCTCTGAGTCtacaaatctggggtgcatttctcgaaagggaagttattagcctgttagcaactttggtagttgccaatgggaaaatgcattgaaaacaacaaagtagctaatgaagtaagcagctttggttttgagaaatccacccctgcttTGTAGCACGCTGACCTCTAATCTTACTGTCATAAAACACTCCTTACTGTGTTCATGTGACCACACTCACCAATCAGAAACCATTTACCATCCTCGTCCTCCAGACAGCCCTTCCTGACTAGCACTCATATGAATGTGAACCAACGCAACATTTTGCTGCTTATGTTATTCCATTCGGCAGTTTGCAAACAAGTGTTTTGGTGAGGGTGTGGTGTTAAAGCAGTGTTTTTGCATAGACATATTTGAGTAGACTACGGATAAATCTTCTCTTGGAGCGTGCAAGGTTCAGTTTCAGGGATCTCTGCTGTGGTGAAGAGGAAAGCAGACGACATTGCACAACAGGCCCAACTGAAGTGATCACTCCTGGAAATAAATGGCTTCCATGTCTTCCTCAGAAGAGGATTTGTCCTGTCCTATGTGCCGTGACATCCTCAAGGATCCAGTTATTCTGACTTGTAGTCACAGCATTTGTAAATGCTGCCTGAAGACATTCTGGGAAACTACTAGAGGATCAAAAGAATGTCCAGTTtgcaaaaaaacaatatcactgGACCCTCCCTGTAACCTTCATCTGAAGAACCTGTGTGAGACTTTTTCAAAGCAGAGGAGTGAGAACAGACAACTCTGCAATCTTCACCAGTCAGAACTGAAGCTCTACTGTGAAGATGACAAACAgcttgtgtgtttggtgtgtcgaGACTCAAAACTCCATCAAGAGCACAAGTTCAGTCCTGTCAAGGAGACTGCACAGGAGTGTAAGGTGAGATATGAAAACTGATTCAGAAATGTGTTCACTTTTCAGAAGAGTTTGGTCTGTACAATATACAATAGCTGCGCTCAGTAGTTTTGCCTAAGAGAGTTGTTATATTCAGCTTTAaccaacatacagtatagtagcCTCACACGATTGTGCCCTGCAGCACTATTCAACTTTGATCGTATTGATACATTGATATTGTCAAAGAtatttactataataataataatgtaagaaTTAAGTATTTCTAAAAGGGACATGCATTTAAACAGTATCCTTGTGGCAAGGACAGATGTCTGTACAAGATTGTAGCAGTACCACCTGCACTCAAACTATATGGTGTAGAGAACATCCCAACAATCTGCCAATAGTAGTTCAGACCAGCAAAATAGAAGTGAATAGACTTATAAAGCATACATAACAGTCAAtttcacagttacacacacaaacacacacacactaacacacacacacacacacacacacacacacacacacacacacacacacacacacacacacacacacacacacacaccacacacacacacaaacatccatccacctgtgtgtgtttgtgtgtgtatgcgtctcagGTAAATGAAGTATTTTGAAgtggtttttttttgcatggCCAGTGAAGGGACACTGGCTGTGTCAAGTAAAATATGCAAAACAAATGTGACGACTATTGCAATGAAATCAACAGTTCCACAAACAGAAATGTAGTAATACAAAATTATACTTAGAGAGTAAACGTCTGTAGCCCTCTCTCCAATACCCCTATATCATCTTCAACCACATCTCCTGCTAAAGCTCAATCTCAAGCCTGATAGACAGATGACATGCTGTTCAGGCACCTTGTTTCAGTTTAGTCCACAGTGCTCATGTGTGTAGTGCTGTGCTTGTCTCCCAGGTCTTAATAAATTGTGTAATTCCAGGACACGCTGAAGACCCTTCTGAAGCCCTTAAAGGACAAACTGGAGATATTCAATGATGTGAAACTCACCTGTGATGAAACTGCACCACACATAAAGGTAACATGGCTTGTGTCAAATACATCGCCTTAAAATAGTGGTTCTCCGTGGGGTTTTTTGAACAAGcgcacccttgacctcatcataacacaCACCGCCcacttgacttcatcataagcctcccaacgccctccttagtaatagaaaataaaataCACTCTATTTACTCCATAGAGTAATGCACCTCAATTGCAACTGCTCTAgagtccctgttgagaaacactaccttgAATAAATCATGTTACTTATTTAGCAGATGTGTGTATTCAAAGCCATTTACAAAAGGGACATGAACAGGCCTATACAAAGTTTGGGGAGAACAGCCTTACAATTTCTATCAGCAAgatcttaagggctctgcatacttaacgtgcgcactttggcgcatttggcgcgagaaccattaaaatgtggcagaccattcatagtcaaaagcgccatttacaggcttttgcttgcattttcgtaagtgtgccctctgctgttcatgagagaaacggcagcatctGTAGCAACTCGGtagcaactcgcagcgtgagttctacagatgtagcCTATacaaatagaaagccaaacacggctgctgtatggctactgaacgtctgacttatgacttaccacaatgaaacatagattcatgtgagagcattgttctggctgcagaatttataaatagatcgccaaacacaacgtgcttctgaacaaagtaaacaattgtttcactgaacaacatttaagggagaagataaaataactctctaggacattttattatcctcaaaataaTGCAGGATCCATTcggtagtagcctacagtagctgtagcaaagaaagtggatgtaaccaagaagcgtcattttgtttcctttccggtatccactttatgtcgggtgaacgcccctttaggagaccttcggttaggagaccttcggagtcctgaggttgagaatcaatgaagtccccttagcgctgtagatggcggtagcgcacgtcttgcacaaacacctcaaaaagagaagaagaagtaggggacaacgcccccttaggagacccaacttgagcacacgcttttgcattgagtgggcgtggtttgcgatatctttgtttgattcagtatttttggctgTAGCCTCTCtccgcaactcctgctttgtctgcctacctgcatggtcgctggtggcgcacgccaagttacaaaaaatgtggggtgcacgacctcgcgccgtggcagcttgcggaggggcgtgtgacgtcattttgagggCACGtcatcgtcgcgagggaggtatgaatgaggttagcgccagttaggctaagtatgaatccgcctttaatCAGGGTATTTGTGATATTACCAGGTACAGACCCAACAGACAGAGATGCAGATCaagcaggagtttgagaagcttcaccagtttctacgagatgaagaggcagccaggatagctgcactgagggaggaagaggagcagaagagtcagatcatgaaggagaagattgagaagatgaCCAGAGAGATCTCATCCctttcagacacaatcagagccatagaggaggagatgaaaacCGATGATGTCACTTTTCTGCAGGTcataatggttttttttttaatataggctaatgCACTTCAGTTCCTCTGACAGTTTGTGTTTTAAATGTATAATTGTATCTGGTGGTTCTACagcctacagtacatgcagtgaaatcacaacTTCCATTTCCATTATAATCAAACTTTTATTTTTTCACTTTCAAAATGACATTGGGCCTAAGCCTTCTTTTTAAAGTCTGGCCAAGCACCCTCAATAAAACAACATTGCCAATTAGGCCTTCAGGCTAATATAGCACTTACACACTAGGGACGTATCATATTCAATACAAAACAATTACGAGTAAGCGATTTATCTCATCGTGTTCTCAATATCTGTTGTTTCTGCAGAACTACAAGACCATGGTGGAAAGGTGAGCCTATACTCTGCTTCTTCATCCTCTGTGTTTCTGAATGCAAATCCACATCCTCTGActcttgaatgtttttttttccagagcccagtgcacactgcaggatccagagaagctttcaggagctctgatcaatgtggcaaagtacctgggcaacctgaagttcacTGTCTGGGAGAAGATGAAGGACTTGGTTCAGTATAGTAAGTTATATcgcagtgtgacacacacacacacacacacacacacacacacacacacacacacacacacacacacacgtacacacacacacgtgtgcgctaGCCTATATCCACGGATTAACATTGACATCTGCTTTGAAATTATATTCTTGTCTGTTTCTTATGTATAatccctccccccccaaaaaatccaaTCACAAGACCATACAATATAACTTTCAACAATGTGTCACTTTCATCATTTAATAGTTACGTAAGTGAGCTTTTTATATCTTTCGAAATTCTGCTTTGTGATTCCTCCTTTATTCATCTGCAGCTCCTGTGattctggatcccaacactgcacactCACATCTCATCCTGTCTGAAGACCTGACTGCTCTGAGTGACAGTGGTCAGAGGCGAGCGCTTCCCGATAACCCAGAAAGACTTGGTCCTTGGGAATCTGTGCTAGGCTCTGAGGGCattaactcagggacacactgctgggatgtcaAGTTTTCAGGCAATGTATTATGGGATGTGGGGCTGAAGCCAGAGAGTGCCAACAGGAGCACAGTGGAGTCCCGCTGGTCCGGATCCTGGTTCCTTAATAACTGTAATGGGGAATATAAAGCCCACTCTCCAGACACAGAAGGTGTTGTGGCACTTTCTTCAGTTTCCacaatagggctttcaggccgaccagaacggagctggtgccagtgcccgcaccagttacgtccggcactaaagtgcttatctgtgaactgcccgtgttcataccgggctctgaactttttctgcacgtgactgtgatACCCAGattaacctgctgacggccacgctgtcgtcacggttctctgagaaaaacctagtattttgctttctggttcgcgaacgctaaaatctgtggcgtgaacacgatgatgcgattaggtgcaggaacggccACCGGtccggcacagttctcagtcggcctgaatgcgctattagAGCTGCAGACACAGTAATTTCTTCACGCGTACGACATGACAGCTTCTTTAAGTTTAGCTGTCTTTGCTTAGAAAATCAAAAGATTACAAAACACAAGGCGCATGGCGCACGGTAAGAAAACTTCATGCTCCCATGCCTTGCGCAGCCATGACTAAACTGGTGCTGCACGTTCTCAGTTACGTCATTCTAAGGGAGCGTCATCAATCATTTTTATAGGGGCCAATCAATAATCATTTTCCTTATAATTATGAAATACACAATGACAtggattaacccattttgtcctaagccctatttgggaaagggtgccctcagcctattaaatccaaaatatctcagcctccgaagcacatacaaacatgaaatgagttgcatttaaaagctaggacccttgttttgccttagaatgtgttcattcagctccaacttacctacatttttaataaaacagctcaaatctcaagaatctgaatgcagtgtatagtatgtgtcaagaatgaaataaaatataaagAGCAAATATAAATTGCAACTATGAATTGCACATACTTTTAAGCATATTCTATCTTTTCTGCATTATGGCTCTTACAGAAGGCATCGCCATCACAATGCAGCAGGAGCCcaagaggatcagagtgcagctgaaCTGGGACAGAGGAGAGCTTTCATTCACTGACCCTGATAatgacacacacctacacaccttcacacacaagtTCACAGAGAGAGTCTTTCCATACTTTTACGCCTTTCTGTGTTCTCTGAAGATTCTCCCAGTGAAGCCTGTAGTGATGGTGGAGCAGCTCAGTTAGACATCAGACACAGCTCAGATCCTGCAGCAAGAACACATTGAGCACTCAATGAAGCATGGCTAAATCtattgggactcactaattcgacgccctttcggtacttaccgcttacgtcatacgaccctaaacctaaacctaaccctaaccctaaacctaaccttaaccctaaccttaaccctaaacctaaccttaaatcgcttgtttgaaatctTACCCAGACTGCTGCAACTAGCCACCATTATCACCACCCTAATATGGATATCATTACTATTCCAGGATGTTGTGTTATACAGGGTGGGGTAAATAAAAAGTGTTTAGCCCTTTGTAATTGGGTTTTGTTTCATACATTACGGAATATTAGTAAAACATGACACTGTAATAATCGAATGTATTATATATGGACAGTAGGAGCCACTGATTTGTTACTGTGTTCCCATAACTGTGACTTGCAAGGTCCTTTCAAGGTTTGGGCATCCATTCTTTTTTATCTATTTGATGTGAGATCATGTTGTAACTAAGTCTAATAAACTTACCTGTGTGGGAAAATGTGTTTCCTCTGTTTCTATTTGAGTGATGCTGCCCCCCTGTGGACACAGGTTGCTGTGTTCTAGATTGAAACTGAAGGTCAAAATGTGTACAGACACAAGCCTGGGCCTCAGTGGTCCTGCCATTAGCCATCAGTGTGATGCTGGATGGAACTTGATGTTTGACTTGACCATCAAGTCAACCATGGCCAACATGCCTGTTGACTGATGATAGTAATGTTTTTGATCTCACTTGCCTACATAGAATTCCTTAAAGTCTCGTCTGCATTGGAATGTCATGGATGTTGGTGATTGAGTGGGTATAGCAATGAGGCTGTGTCTTTGGTGttgctttcattttcttttttgctaCCCACGAGACTCCACCTGTCCAAAGTCAAAGCTGagtggggattttttttctccctggtgtttatgtttatgtactCTACTACATTACTGGTCACATTGACCTCTCGTCTTACTGCCATAAAACACTCCTTACTGCACATGGCACATGACTGTCTTAAGGAATTCCTGTCCAATCAGATACCATGTATCACCATCACCGCTTGGTTGGATTGGGTTGGGTTGGTTTGGTCAGACCTCGTGCCTCAGCCAGCCTTTCTCAACTGATAGTTAATGAACCAACAATTTCAGTAATCTCTGCAGCGTTGAACAGGAAAGTAGACATTTTATAACAGGCACAACTGAGGGTGAAGTGTTGAAGGTGAAATGGCTTCTAGCTCTCTCTCAGAAAAGGACTTGTCCTGCAATCTGCACCGATCAGAACTGAAGCTCTACTGTGAAGATGAtgaacagcttgtgtgtgtggtgtgtcgagACTCAAAACTCCATAGAACACACAGCTTCAGTCCCATCAATGAAGCAGCAGAGGAGCGAAAGGTAAGACATCTGATTTGAATGTTTATAATATACTACTTGACTTAAACGATTCTGACCAGGTTGTCTCATGTTGCACAGAAGGTTGTGTCAGAGACATTGGAAAAAGTAGAGACTCAAGCCCGTACTTTTCCGGGATCCCTTTCCCGGGATCCgagagttcccttagcgctgtagatggcgggcGTGCACATGTtttgcaagccgccaccaaatgccacagaaagggaagaagaaagaggggaaaacgCCCCCCTTGGAGACCAGTTTTTTTatcctgtagcctacatttcaatAAACGTGGTTTTGCTTCAGGGTTATTGATAATGCATTAAGAAGACATTCGGCTAAGTCATTTGCTGTGATCAGGATGGCATGAATAGACCATAGTGCACTACAAAGATTCTATGTTAAGCCgtagtaatgtagtactatggtagaaaTATAAAGTCTTTTCCAAGACTGCTCCGCTCCACTGGTAGAACAGTACACATTATGAGGCTGCAACATATATTGACATTGCACAAATGAAAAGCTCT
Proteins encoded in this region:
- the LOC134461806 gene encoding E3 ubiquitin-protein ligase TRIM35-like; the encoded protein is MASMSVSAVDLSCPVCFEIFKHPVLLTCTHSICKGCLKRFWETKEARECPVCRAKSSEKHPPLNLHLKNLCERFSKEREDQKNVICTRHQSEFRLFCENDEQVVCLVCRDSKLHNKHNCNPIDEAANEHKEILKTALKPLQDKLERFKYVKLTYEETAQYIKFQLQKAEKQIKEEFEKLHQFLRDEEAARIAVLREEEEQKSEMMEKIEKMSRDISSLSDTIKAIEEEMKADDVTFLQNYKVTVKKAQCTLQDPQRLPQGAMTINVAKHLDNLKFRVWEKMQEIVQYSPETRKKKCFGIFDFFT
- the LOC134461186 gene encoding E3 ubiquitin-protein ligase TRIM35-like isoform X1 codes for the protein MASMSSSEEDLSCPMCRDILKDPVILTCSHSICKCCLKTFWETTRGSKECPVCKKTISLDPPCNLHLKNLCETFSKQRSENRQLCNLHQSELKLYCEDDKQLVCLVCRDSKLHQEHKFSPVKETAQECKDTLKTLLKPLKDKLEIFNDVKLTCDETAPHIKVQTQQTEMQIKQEFEKLHQFLRDEEAARIAALREEEEQKSQIMKEKIEKMTREISSLSDTIRAIEEEMKTDDVTFLQNYKTMVERAQCTLQDPEKLSGALINVAKYLGNLKFTVWEKMKDLVQYTPVILDPNTAHSHLILSEDLTALSDSGQRRALPDNPERLGPWESVLGSEGINSGTHCWDVKFSGNVLWDVGLKPESANRSTVESRWSGSWFLNNCNGEYKAHSPDTEEGIAITMQQEPKRIRVQLNWDRGELSFTDPDNDTHLHTFTHKFTERVFPYFYAFLCSLKILPVKPVVMVEQLS
- the LOC134461186 gene encoding nuclear factor 7, ovary-like isoform X2 codes for the protein MASMSSSEEDLSCPMCRDILKDPVILTCSHSICKCCLKTFWETTRGSKECPVCKKTISLDPPCNLHLKNLCETFSKQRSENRQLCNLHQSELKLYCEDDKQLVCLVCRDSKLHQEHKFSPVKETAQECKDTLKTLLKPLKDKLEIFNDVKLTCDETAPHIKNYKTMVERAQCTLQDPEKLSGALINVAKYLGNLKFTVWEKMKDLVQYTPVILDPNTAHSHLILSEDLTALSDSGQRRALPDNPERLGPWESVLGSEGINSGTHCWDVKFSGNVLWDVGLKPESANRSTVESRWSGSWFLNNCNGEYKAHSPDTEEGIAITMQQEPKRIRVQLNWDRGELSFTDPDNDTHLHTFTHKFTERVFPYFYAFLCSLKILPVKPVVMVEQLS